The window ATTCAACCAGTAAAAGGTTATCTCGAATTTGGCACCGTCCCTGTGAGCATTTCCGAAGTTGAATGGATTCAAATTAATCCACTTGAAAGGGTGCATTTGGGCATTCGAGTTCCTGATAAATATGTCGACCATACTGATGTTATAAAAAATTACTTTGACCAAAATTCTATTCAATACAAAATTGACGAAGGAATCATTTATATAATTTTTCAGGACAATTAAATGTTTGGATGATCTTTGTGCAGCTGGTTACTACATCCGCAAATTGAATAAAGAGTGTGTTTGTAGAATAATAGTTTATTCAATTTTAGACTAAGGTCCATTATCCCCTCAATCGCAAATAGCAAAATGCTAAAAGCCCATTGCCGTTGGTCGCGAAACTCTATTTCCCCTGAAAGATAACGCACGATGAAGAATGGCAACTCCACAGCTATAGTCCAAAGCCGGAAGCCCACCGAGAGCCCACAGCCCATGGCTGGAAGCCGGTAGCCGGAAGCCCGCAGCCGGAAGCCGGTAGCTAGTGAGCCCATAGCCGACTGGCTTCCGACTACCCGTTGTAAGTCTTGAAGCATTAAAAGGATTCCATACATCTCGACCAAGAAATGTATTGATTGCAGACGTTTGTTTTAAAGGAGGATTTATTGATTCGTGGGGAAGAGGAACGTTAAAAATTTTTGATGCCTGCAAAGAAGCGGAATTACCCGAACCCGAAATAAAGGAATTTCAAGGCGGTTTTATGGTAACGCTTTTCCAAGACAATTTAACGGAAGACCAATTGGTAAAACTTGGATTAAATGACCGACAATTGAAAGCGGTAAATTTCGTGAAAGAGAAAGGGAAGATTACGAATAAAGAATATCGGGAATTAAACGCCACAACCGAACGAACCGCTTCAAGAGACTTATCAGACTTGGTCGAGAAACAGATAATTAAGAGTTCGGGTATTAAGGGTGCAGGAGCTATTTACACACTGAGTTAAAAATACCGCCATAATAACGCCAATAACGCCAATAACGCCACAATAACGCCATAATAACGCCAATAACGCCATAATGAAGAAATAACAAAACTTATACGTTTACAACAGCGATCATCCCCCGCTAACTCCTCAGCCGGAAGCCGGTAGCCCGTAGCTGGCAGCCGGCATCCGGCAGCCCAATTAAGCTAACGTTCTCTTTATCGCTACATTCTCATAGCCTTCGATGTTATCGCCGACTTTGACATCATTAAAATTATTAATGCTTAATCCGCATTCCATTCCGGCTTGTACATCCTTGGCATCATCTTTAAAACGCTTGAGCGATGAAAGCTCTCCGGTATGTACTACGATACCATCGCGGATGATACGGATTTTTGTATTTCGGTTGATCTTACCTTCTGTAACCATACAACCTGCAACAGTGCCCACTTTAGGGATCTTGAATACTTCACGCACTTCAACGTTGCACACAATTTTCTCTTCAAATTCAGGTGCAAGCATGCCTTCCATGGCGGCCTTCACTTCGTTAATGGCATCGTAGATGATCGAATATAAACGTACATCAATCTCTTCCTGCTCCGCTATCTTACGGGCACTACCGCTCGGACGTACCTGGAAGCCGATGATGATGGCATTGGAAGCACTCGCTAACATGACATCCGACTCAGAAATTTGTCCAACACCTTTCAAAATAACATTCACCTGAATTTCCTGCGTAGAAAGTTTCAACAAGGAATCCGCCAATGCTTCTACCGAACCATCCACATCTCCTTTCACGATTACGTTCAACTCTTTAAAGTTACCAATGGCCAATCGTCGTCCGATCTCATCCAGGGTAATATGTTTATGGGTACGAATACCTTGCTCACGCTGCAATTGTAAACCCTTGTTCGCAATTTCCCGTGCCTCGCGCTCATCTTCCATCACATTGAACTGGTCACCGGCCTGTACTGCACCGGTCATACCGAGAATCATGGTTGGTGTAGAGGGTCCGGCTTCGTTGATGCGTTGTCCGCGTTCATTGAACATCGCTTTCACTCTACCACTATGGCAACCCGCTAAAACGACATCACCCATTTTGAGTGTACCGGTCTGTACGAGAATAGTTGTTACATAACCACGTCCTTTATCGAGCGAAGATTCAATAACAGTACCCTTTGCAAGACGGTCGGGATTGGCTTTGAGGCTGAGCATTTCTGCTTCGAGCAATACTTTATCCAGCAGCTTTTCAATATTCAGCCCTTTCTTGGCAGAGATATCCTGACTCTGGTATTTACCGCCCCAGTCTTCCACCAGGAAGTTCATGGCTGCGAGTTGTTCTTTAATTTTCTCCGGATTCGCATCGGGCTTATCCACTTTGTTTATCGCAAAAACGATAGGTACACCGGCTGCCTGCGCATGGTTGATGGCTTCCTTCGTCTGTGGCATCACACTGTCATCTGCAGAGATCACAATAATCGCCACATCCGTCACCTTGGCACCACGGGCACGCATCGCAGTAAAAGCTTCGTGACCGGGAGTATCGAGGAAGGTAATTTTTCGGCCATCCTCTAACGTTACTTCATAGGCACCGATATGCTGTGTAATTCCTCCGGCTTCACCGGCAATAACATTCGCCTTACGTACATAATCCAGCAAGGATGTTTTACCGTGATCGACGTGACCCATCACAGTTACGATCGGAGCACGTGGCTGCATTTCATCCTCTTCGTCTACTTCATCCACAATGGCATCCTGCACATCTACAGAAACAAATTCCACTTTAAAACCAAATTCTTCTGCCACCACCGTAATCGTTTCGGCGTCAAGACGCTGATTGATCGACACAAACAATCCAAGGCTCATACAGGTACTGATGACCTGATTCACCGGAACGTTCATTAACTTGGCTAACTCATTCGCAGATACGAACTCTGTTACCTTAATCGATTTATCGGCTTGTTGTTCCGCGAGTGCTTCCTGACGCTGTGCATGCAGGTCACGTTTCTCACGACGCAATTTGGAAGACTTCGACTTCCCAGTACCGCTGAGGCGAGCCAGAGTTGCCTTAATCTGATCTTGTATTTCCTTATCTGTTGGTTCAACTTTTGGTCCTGCCGGTGCCGGAGGTCCACCACGACGGTTTTGACCACCCGGACGGTTATCACGACGCGGACCGCCACCCTGACCTGCAGGACGCTGACCACCCGGTCCACCCGGACGCTGTCCACCCTGACCCGGAGGACGAGGGCCGCCTTGTCCCGGAGGACGCTGACCACCTGCTGTTCCTGCACCACCACCGGTACGCTGACCACCCTGACCTTGTCCTGTTCTTGGACCTTGTCCGGTAGGTGCAGCACCACCTTTATCCTTACGTTTACGTTTGCGTTTATCTCCTTCAAAATCGGAGGAGGAAGCGACCGGTTTCTTCTTGGTCGGCTCCACGGGCAATTGAATTTTTCCTAAAATATTTGGTCCCGTCAGTTTATCAAAGCGAACACCGATATGCTCGGGTCCGGTTGGAGGAACGGGTGCAGTAGGTTCAGCAGGCGGAGGTGTGGGAGCAGGTGCTTCCGGTTCATCCTTCTTCGCTACTACTTCCGGCTCTGATTTTTTAGCCGGTTTCTTCTCTTCAACAACTTCAGCTTTAGCAACGGGAGCCGGTTCTTCTTTAACCGTCTTCTTCGTACTCTTCTTTTCCTTCTCTTTCTTTTCCTCTTCGGCCTTCACCAATGCGGCATCGTCCTCTTCCTTCTTCTTCGTCGCCTTCTTCTTCTTCTCTACATTTTCAGATTCGAGTTTATCGGAAGCTTCCTTCGCCTTCACTTTCTCCTTCGCTACTGCCTTCGCTTTCTCTTCTTCCTCTTCCTTCTTCTTCGCTGTTTTCTTTTTAGCTCCGGCGTCGAGATCTATCTTACCCAAAATCTTTGGAGACTCCATCTCCGCACGGGCCTTAATCACTTCGGGTTGAGGTGCTGGTTCCTCTGCTTTCTTTGGTTTCGCTGCAGCCTTCTTCGCTGTTGCCGTTGCAGAAAGCTTTATTTCATCCAGACTTTTCTTCAGATTATCATCATTATCGGCTTCCACCTCCGTTTCACGCACATCGGCTCCACCGGATTTTGTCTCGATGGTGATCGTATCACGCTTCAATTTCTCGCGTGTCACCTCCTGCGCATCCAGCTTCGCCATCTTGTCCGGCTGATACTTCTCCTGCAAAATGGTATATACTTCCATAGAGATTTTAGCGTTCGGACTGCTGTCGATCTTCATCCCCTTTGACTCGAGGTATTCGACCACATGTTGCAGACCAA of the Bacteroidota bacterium genome contains:
- the infB gene encoding translation initiation factor IF-2; the encoded protein is MSEEKSLRLIKVAKEFNVGLQHVVEYLESKGMKIDSSPNAKISMEVYTILQEKYQPDKMAKLDAQEVTREKLKRDTITIETKSGGADVRETEVEADNDDNLKKSLDEIKLSATATAKKAAAKPKKAEEPAPQPEVIKARAEMESPKILGKIDLDAGAKKKTAKKKEEEEEKAKAVAKEKVKAKEASDKLESENVEKKKKATKKKEEDDAALVKAEEEKKEKEKKSTKKTVKEEPAPVAKAEVVEEKKPAKKSEPEVVAKKDEPEAPAPTPPPAEPTAPVPPTGPEHIGVRFDKLTGPNILGKIQLPVEPTKKKPVASSSDFEGDKRKRKRKDKGGAAPTGQGPRTGQGQGGQRTGGGAGTAGGQRPPGQGGPRPPGQGGQRPGGPGGQRPAGQGGGPRRDNRPGGQNRRGGPPAPAGPKVEPTDKEIQDQIKATLARLSGTGKSKSSKLRREKRDLHAQRQEALAEQQADKSIKVTEFVSANELAKLMNVPVNQVISTCMSLGLFVSINQRLDAETITVVAEEFGFKVEFVSVDVQDAIVDEVDEEDEMQPRAPIVTVMGHVDHGKTSLLDYVRKANVIAGEAGGITQHIGAYEVTLEDGRKITFLDTPGHEAFTAMRARGAKVTDVAIIVISADDSVMPQTKEAINHAQAAGVPIVFAINKVDKPDANPEKIKEQLAAMNFLVEDWGGKYQSQDISAKKGLNIEKLLDKVLLEAEMLSLKANPDRLAKGTVIESSLDKGRGYVTTILVQTGTLKMGDVVLAGCHSGRVKAMFNERGQRINEAGPSTPTMILGMTGAVQAGDQFNVMEDEREAREIANKGLQLQREQGIRTHKHITLDEIGRRLAIGNFKELNVIVKGDVDGSVEALADSLLKLSTQEIQVNVILKGVGQISESDVMLASASNAIIIGFQVRPSGSARKIAEQEEIDVRLYSIIYDAINEVKAAMEGMLAPEFEEKIVCNVEVREVFKIPKVGTVAGCMVTEGKINRNTKIRIIRDGIVVHTGELSSLKRFKDDAKDVQAGMECGLSINNFNDVKVGDNIEGYENVAIKRTLA